The following coding sequences lie in one Miscanthus floridulus cultivar M001 chromosome 9, ASM1932011v1, whole genome shotgun sequence genomic window:
- the LOC136479138 gene encoding disease resistance protein RPV1-like, with protein MPVGIGQLSRLQNLNTFVVGKGKNSSEIYELTNIVRMSENLIIRGIANVMDPDEVCRTCLKQKANLQTLELDWRTNDEDKVNAQTEHAVLNGLEPPSGIRNLHIAGYADGKYAQWMLKQVGAGEGVHQFPFLTVLKLSDFPNMKHLEGLVELPCLEHLELSRLTSLESINGGPFPSLMKLVTDGLPRLEEVWMVTEMNLGNEKGKMQIGTCLSDIHIIGCTKLLVKPYFPSSLQRLLLEGSNEQLLQSPGQGQGSSSSSSFPSSFSFSHLKELTLRKMVISSSGSPPPLGLQSGCGWVLLQQMTALESLEISKCNGLTELPESMRSLTSLQSLNIYSCSALGMLPEWLQELQSLQKLSITYCHSLTSLPQSMGQLLSLQQMIIDSCDSLSSIPQSVDQLCSLQEMIIERCPTVNSLPRSFDRLCSLQKLTIGGYRSMESLPQSLGHIISLKSLVIAWCTKLRLLPECLGELLSLCRLEITGLDALTCLPQSMGRLSSLEELSISYCRLLTSLPEQIQGLTALQQLGIYNCPDLKRRYDRNKVDWHVIAHIPRVYIY; from the coding sequence ATGCCGGTAGGTATTGGACAGCTCAGTCGACTACAAAATCTAAACACATTTGTTGTGGGAAAGGGGAAAAACTCTTCAGAAATTTATGAGCTCACAAACATAGTTAGgatgagtgaaaacctaattatCAGAGGTATTGCAAATGTGATGGACCCAGATGAGGTGTGCAGGACATGCTTGAAACAAAAGGCAAACTTACAGACCCTAGAGCTTGATTGGAGGACAAATGATGAGGATAAGGTGAATGCTCAAACGGAGCACGCTGTACTAAATGGTCTAGAACCACCCTCAGGTATTAGAAACCTACATATTGCTGGATATGCAGATGGGAAATACGCACAATGGATGCTGAAGCAAGTTGGTGCGGGAGAAGGTGTGCATCAATTCCCATTTTTGACCGTGTTGAAGCTATCAGATTTCCCAAACATGAAGCATCTAGAGGGACTTGTGGAGTTGCCTTGTTTAGAACATCTTGAACTGTCACGACTGACTTCTCTTGAAAGCATAAATGGAGGTCCATTTCCTTCTCTGATGAAGTTAGTTACCGACGGACTGCCCAGATTGGAAGAAGTTTGGATGGTAACAGAGATGAACTTGGGTAATGAGAAGGGCAAAATGCAAATTGGTACTTGCCTATCAGATATCCATATTATAGGATGTACTAAATTGTTGGTGAAGCCATACTTCCCATCATCACTGCAGCGCCTGTTATTGGAAGGGAGTAACGAGCAACTGTTGCAATCGCCAGGCCAAGGCCAAGGCTCCTCTTCATCCTCTAGTTTTCCGTCTTCATTCAGTTTTAGCCACCTCAAGGAGCTTACACTACGGAAGATGGTGATATCATCATCAGGATCACCACCACCCCTTGGATTGCAATCTGGGTGTGGGTGGGTACTGCTGCAACAAATGACAGCACTTGAGTCTTTGGAGATTTCGAAGTGCAATGGCCTAACCGAGCTACCAGAGAGCATGCGGAGCCTCACGTCCCTCCAGTCTCTGAATATCTACTCATGCTCTGCTCTCGGCATGCTGCCTGAATGGCTTCAAGAACTCCAGTCTTTGCAGAAATTAAGCATTACCTACTGCCATAGCTTGACCAGCCTCCCACAGTCAATGGGCCAACTCCTCTCTCTGCAACAAATGATCATCGATAGCTGCGATAGTCTGAGCAGCATTCCTCAATCAGTTGATCAACTCTGTTCTCTGCAAGAGATGATCATCGAACGCTGCCCTACTGTTAACAGCCTTCCCCGATCGTTTGACCGACTTTGTTCTCTGCAAAAATTGACCATCGGTGGCTACAGAAGCATGGAAAGCCTTCCCCAATCATTGGGCCACATCATCTCCCTCAAGAGCCTGGTAATAGCATGGTGCACTAAACTACGCCTGTTGCCTGAATGTCTGGGAGAGCTCCTGTCTCTATGCAGACTGGAGATTACCGGTTTGGACGCCCTGACCTGCCTTCCTCAATCCATGGGCCGCCTCTCCTCCCTGGAAGAGCTATCCATCTCATACTGCCGGCTCCTCACATCCTTGCCAGAGCAGATACAAGGCCTCACCGCATTACAACAATTGGGCATCTATAACTGCCCTGATCTGAAGAGGCGATACGACAGAAATAAGGTCGACTGGCACGTCATTGCCCACATCCctcgtgtatatatatattaa
- the LOC136479139 gene encoding disease resistance protein TAO1-like, giving the protein MYEDYIYGMELKHSKHLCSVTVGYLTAEGANTISQVKCLKYLTVSELSCKTLPETISNVWSLQALRVNHSYSLRELPQSIGKLKNCNEITMLPNSIGKLQRLRTLNLSRCEELKSLPDSIGDCQMISSIDLCNCEKLTVLPDSIGRNEKLRVLRLIFTKIERLPSIITTLRNLECLDLQGSSELVDLPEGIGNLEKLQVLNLKDCKKLGGMPIGIGQLSRLQKLGLFVVGKGEKFAGISELANVSRIGEELRIKGISHVLDPNDAHMACLKVEIENKLTEVGPKVDD; this is encoded by the exons ATGTACGAAGATTACATATATGGCATGGAATTGAAGCATTCAAAGCACTTGTGCAGTGTCACAGTGGGATATCTCACTGCAGAAGGAGCCAACACCATATCTCAGGTTAAGTGTCTGAAATATCTTACTGTTTCAGAACTAAGTTGTAAAACACTTCCTGAGACTATCTCAAATGTTTGGAGCCTACAAGCACTTCGTGTAAATCACAGCTATTCACTTCGGGAGCTACCACAATCCATTGGTAAGCTGAAAAA TTGCAATGAGATTACAATGTTGCCAAACTCAATTGGCAAGCTACAGAGGTTAAGAACACTGAACCTATCCAGGTGCGAAGAGCTGAAAAGTTTACCGGATTCTATTGGTGATTGCCAAATGATCTCAAGCATTGATCTTTGCAATTGTGAGAAGCTTACAGTGTTGCCAGACTCTATTGGTAGAAATGAGAAGCTAAGAGTTTTGAGACTAATTTTTACCAAAATTGAGAGGCTTCCATCAATTATCACAACACTGAGAAATCTGGAGTGTTTAGACCTTCAGGGCTCTAGTGAGCTGGTAGATCTGCCTGAAGGCATCGGCAACTTGGAGAAGCTTCAAGTTCTGAACCTAAAAGATTGTAAAAAATTGGGAGGAATGCCTATTGGCATTGGACAGCTCAGTCGACTACAAAAGTTGGGCTTATTTGTTGTGGGTAAGGGAGAAAAGTTTGCAGGAATCTCAGAGCTTGCAAATGTATCTAGAATTGGTGAGGAACTAAGAATCAAAGGTATTTCACATGTGTTGGACCCGAATGATGCACACATGGCTTGCTTGAAAGTTGAAATAGAAAACAAACTTACAGAGGTTGGACCTAAGGTGGATGACTGA